Proteins from one Phocoena sinus isolate mPhoSin1 chromosome 8, mPhoSin1.pri, whole genome shotgun sequence genomic window:
- the TSGA10IP gene encoding testis-specific protein 10-interacting protein has product MGQDTNMLNAHKQLVRTALRRPGQDTPQQAPGTVTCLLKLLSSIPQAEQRSLGSSDGVIQGQQQRSVSAGQMAKKDRRPRDRNKKGQGSAEAEDLVPSPPRKPSFPFQWVWESFTTDGRAPLQPGSASAPGHQALPLPPAVHRHKSRRKSTANNLEGRGSCWKTEVPDLERRQQLRACRCIPIPPGKAGSQEPELPGKSSGSGLEAEPEGLGAEVAERALSPGELPQLPRRGSILEEEPFAEATDEAEEGEHRVPQRRRASSPRKGRNSGKEAWDESELRSQGSGSGSNNLRGPQRRRPRARELEGPRNLEELRRQLQQDLDCGPEKLPWEPSRAAVQASRWNRKAHALGADETCLFANFPNRTFHKRQEATRNRLRAWEQQQQEKRQQAELRRTREQRLQQRLAHCLAAYVPRGSRGPGAAQRKLEELRRQERQRFAEYQAELQGIQQRVQARPYLFQQAMQANARLTVTRRFSQVLSALGLDEERLLAEAGKGDTEGTPRKPRSHRSVGVRMEHSSQESPKERTHWQPA; this is encoded by the exons atgGGACAAGACACCAACATGCTAAATGCCCACAAACAGTTGGTAAGGACCGCATTGCGGAGACCAGGGCAAGACACACCACAGCAGGCTCCAGGGACAGTCACATGTCTGCTCAAGCTTCTCTCAAGCATCCCCCAAGCTGAGCAG AGGAGTCTTGGGAGCAGTGATGGTGTAATTCAGGGCCAGCAGCAGAGGTCTGTGAGCGCAGGGCAGATGGCAAAGAAGGACCGGAGGCCCAGGGACCGGAACAAGAAGGGGCAAGGCTCTGCTGAGGCTGAGGA tctggtcccctctcctcctcggaaaccctccttccccttccagtGGGTCTGGGAGAGCTTCACCACAGATGGCCGGGCTCCGCTTCAGCCGGGCTCCGCCTCGGCCCCTGGCCACCAAGCCCTGCCCTTGCCCCCAGCGGTCCATCGGCACAAGTCCAGGCGCAAGTCCACGGCCAACAACCTGGAGGGCCGTGGCTCCTGCTGGAAGACAGAGGTGCCAGATCTGGAGAGGAGACAGCAGCTCAGGGCCTGTAGATGCATCCCCATCCCTCCTGGCAAAGCGGGGAGCCAAGAGCCGGAGCTGCCTGGGAAGAGCTCAGGATCGGGGCTGGAGGCCGAGCCAGAAGGCCTGGGCGCTGAGGTGGCCGAGAGGGCTCTGAGCCCCGGGGAACTGCCccagctccccagaagggggTCGATCTTGGAGGAGGAGCCATTTGCAGAGGCCACAGACGAGGCCGAGGAGGGGGAGCACAGGGTCCCCCAGAGGAGGAGGGCTAGTTCTCCAAGAAAGGGGCGGAATTCTGGCAAGGAGGCCTGGGACGAGAGTGAACTGCGGAGCCAGGGGAGTGGCTCTGGCTCCAACAACCTCCGAGGACCACAGAGGAGGAGGCCAAGGGCCAGGGAGCTGGAGGGGCCGAGGAACCTGGAGGAGCTGCGGAGACAGCTGCAGCAGGACTTGGACTGTG GTCCCGAAAAGCTGCCCTGGGAGCCATCGCGGGCTGCTGTTCAGGCCTCCCGCTGGAACAGGAAGGCCCATGCCTTGGGAGCTGATGAGACTTGCCTGTTTGCAAACTTCCCTAACCGCACCTTCCACAAACGACAGGAGGCCACCAG AAACCGGCTGCGGGCCtgggagcagcagcagcaggagaagcGGCAGCAGGCCGAGCTGCGGCGGACCCGGGAGCAGCGGCTACAGCAGCGGCTGGCTCACTGCCTGGCAGCCTACGTACCCAGAGGGAGCCGGGGGCCGGGGGCCGCCCAGCGCAAGCTGGAGGAGCTAAG GCGCCAGGAGCGACAGCGCTTTGCTGAGTACCAGGCAGAGTTGCAAGGTATCCAGCAGCGGGTGCAGGCCCGGCCCTACCTGTTCCAGCAGGCCATGCAG GCCAATGCCCGGCTCACTGTGACCCGGCGCTTCTCCCAGGTGCTGTCGGCACTGGGACTGGACGAGGAGCGGCTGCTGGCTGAGGCAGGAAAGGGGGATACGGAGGGCACCCCCAGGAAACCCAG GAGCCACAGGTCAGTGGGAGTGAGAATGGAGCACTCTTCTCAAGAGTCCCCCAAAGAAAGAACCCACTGGCAGCCAGCCTGA